In Deltaproteobacteria bacterium HGW-Deltaproteobacteria-18, a single genomic region encodes these proteins:
- a CDS encoding enoyl-[acyl-carrier-protein] reductase FabI (Catalyzes a key regulatory step in fatty acid biosynthesis) has product MLVQGKKALIFGVANDKSIAYAIAKELKDNGASIALSYAGEALKKRVEPIHEELGSDFLFQCDVADDAAIAESAELVKEKWGNFDILVHSVAFANRDDLKGRYVETSREGFHLALDISAYSLVAICKAYEHLLNDNSSVMAMTYYGAEKVITHYNVMGVAKAALEASVRYLAMDLGERGIRVNAISAGPLKTLASSGISGFKTILSTIEERAPLRRNIIQEDVGKTGLFLASDLSRAITGEVIYVDSGYNIMGI; this is encoded by the coding sequence ATGCTCGTTCAAGGGAAGAAAGCCCTGATTTTTGGCGTGGCCAACGACAAGAGCATCGCCTACGCCATTGCCAAAGAGCTCAAGGACAACGGAGCATCCATCGCCCTCAGCTACGCAGGGGAGGCGCTCAAAAAACGGGTCGAGCCCATTCATGAGGAACTTGGCAGTGATTTCCTGTTTCAATGTGACGTGGCCGACGATGCCGCCATTGCCGAGTCTGCGGAACTGGTGAAGGAAAAATGGGGCAATTTCGACATTCTGGTCCACTCCGTGGCCTTCGCCAACCGCGACGACCTGAAGGGACGCTATGTCGAAACCTCCCGCGAAGGATTTCATCTGGCCCTCGACATTTCCGCCTATTCCCTGGTGGCCATATGCAAGGCTTACGAGCACCTTCTGAATGACAACTCGTCTGTCATGGCCATGACCTACTACGGAGCGGAAAAGGTCATCACCCATTACAATGTCATGGGCGTGGCCAAGGCGGCCCTGGAAGCCAGCGTGCGTTACCTGGCCATGGATCTCGGCGAACGCGGCATCCGAGTCAATGCCATCAGCGCCGGTCCGTTGAAGACCCTGGCCTCGTCCGGCATCTCCGGATTCAAGACCATCCTCTCCACCATCGAGGAACGTGCCCCCCTGCGCCGCAACATCATCCAGGAAGACGTAGGCAAGACCGGCCTCTTCCTGGCCTCGGACCTGTCCCGCGCCATCACCGGCGAAGTCATCTATGTGGATTCGGGCTACAACATCATGGGCATCTGA
- the hisD gene encoding histidinol dehydrogenase: MPLRLLEYISSNDWNGITSWLARRDASEDNVEPLVRDILAQVRERGDEAVADYTRRFDCPSLTATQLAVPKADISRALEQIPAEDAAIIREAAANIRDFHLRQKQNSWITTPAPGTTLGQFVLPVDRAGLYVPGGQGGETPLISSLLMNAIPAQVAGVKAICVVSPPRKDGTLNPYILATAAILGIDTIFMCGSAWAIAALAYGTESIPRVDVIAGPGNIFVTTAKRLLVGQVGIDMIAGPSEIAILADSTANPKWLAADMLSQAEHDPLASSILISSDSQLLNEVKRELGRQLSELPRQEIATKSLADWSALVHVPDLETGMDLINRLAPEHFELSVADPWAWIGSVRNAGAVFMGHSTPEPVGDYFAGPNHVLPTLSTARFSSALSVDTFCKKTSLISTDLAYLGNHGFKVARLARLEGLEAHARSVEQRLENP, encoded by the coding sequence ATGCCTTTGAGACTCCTTGAATATATTTCATCCAATGACTGGAACGGCATCACGTCCTGGCTGGCGCGCCGGGATGCCAGCGAGGACAATGTCGAACCTCTGGTGCGAGACATTCTGGCCCAAGTGCGTGAGCGCGGTGACGAAGCCGTGGCCGATTACACCAGGCGCTTTGACTGCCCGTCTTTGACAGCGACCCAACTGGCCGTGCCAAAGGCCGATATCAGCCGAGCCCTGGAACAGATCCCGGCAGAGGATGCGGCCATCATCCGTGAAGCCGCTGCCAACATCCGCGACTTCCACCTGCGCCAGAAGCAGAACTCCTGGATCACCACCCCCGCTCCCGGAACTACGCTGGGCCAGTTCGTACTGCCCGTGGACCGTGCGGGGCTGTACGTGCCCGGTGGCCAGGGCGGGGAGACTCCGCTCATTTCGAGCCTGCTCATGAACGCCATCCCGGCTCAGGTTGCAGGCGTAAAGGCAATCTGCGTGGTCAGCCCGCCGCGCAAGGATGGCACGCTCAACCCTTACATTTTGGCCACCGCCGCCATTCTCGGGATTGACACCATTTTCATGTGCGGTTCGGCATGGGCCATTGCTGCCCTGGCTTACGGCACAGAATCCATCCCCCGTGTCGATGTCATCGCAGGACCGGGCAATATTTTCGTGACCACGGCCAAGCGCCTGCTGGTTGGCCAAGTCGGCATTGACATGATCGCAGGCCCAAGCGAAATCGCCATCCTGGCTGACTCTACCGCCAACCCGAAATGGCTGGCCGCCGACATGCTCTCCCAGGCCGAGCACGATCCGCTGGCTTCAAGCATTCTTATTTCTTCGGACAGCCAACTCCTGAACGAGGTCAAAAGAGAACTTGGCCGACAGCTCTCGGAATTGCCGCGTCAGGAGATCGCAACCAAGTCCCTTGCCGATTGGAGTGCGCTCGTTCATGTGCCTGATCTTGAAACCGGCATGGACCTCATCAACCGCCTTGCGCCGGAACATTTTGAACTGAGCGTGGCCGACCCCTGGGCCTGGATCGGCTCGGTACGCAACGCCGGAGCCGTTTTCATGGGCCACAGCACCCCCGAACCCGTGGGTGATTATTTTGCGGGCCCGAACCACGTGCTGCCCACTCTTTCCACGGCACGCTTTTCATCAGCCCTGTCCGTGGACACTTTTTGCAAAAAAACCAGCCTGATCAGCACCGATCTGGCATACTTGGGCAACCACGGTTTCAAGGTGGCCCGTCTGGCCCGCCTGGAAGGCCTGGAAGCTCATGCCCGCAGCGTCGAACAACGTCTGGAGAACCCATGA
- a CDS encoding phosphoribosylaminoimidazolesuccinocarboxamide synthase translates to MKIVTKTKIREFPLISRGKVRDIYEIDPQTLLIVTTDRMSAFDVIMNEPIPYKGVVLNQITLYWMDAFKDLVSNHLLATDVSDFPAALAPYKDELEGRAVVVRKAKPLPIECIVRGYLTGSGFKDYKATGSVCGYKLPAGLVDSDKLEIPLFTPSTKADLGAHDENITLADAKSRIGEGLLKKIQELSLAIYSRGRDLAAKRGIIIADTKFEFGLNEKDILLIDEVLTPDSSRFWPADRYVPGQAQPSFDKQYLRDWLSETDWDKTPPPPTLPAEVIAETQKKYLEAFELLTGSPLQLP, encoded by the coding sequence ATGAAAATCGTTACCAAAACTAAAATTCGTGAATTTCCGCTCATCTCTCGCGGGAAAGTCCGCGATATCTACGAAATCGACCCACAAACCCTTCTTATCGTGACCACGGACCGCATGTCCGCCTTTGACGTGATCATGAACGAGCCCATCCCCTACAAGGGCGTTGTCCTCAACCAGATCACCCTCTATTGGATGGACGCGTTCAAGGATCTGGTTTCCAACCATCTTCTGGCCACTGACGTAAGCGATTTTCCTGCCGCCCTCGCACCTTACAAGGACGAGTTGGAAGGCCGCGCAGTCGTGGTGAGGAAGGCCAAACCCCTGCCCATCGAGTGTATCGTACGCGGCTATCTGACCGGTTCGGGCTTCAAGGACTACAAGGCCACCGGCTCGGTCTGCGGATACAAACTGCCCGCCGGGCTGGTAGACTCCGACAAACTCGAGATTCCGCTCTTTACCCCGTCCACCAAGGCGGACCTGGGTGCACACGATGAAAACATCACCCTGGCCGACGCCAAATCGCGCATCGGCGAAGGATTGCTCAAAAAAATCCAGGAGCTGTCCCTGGCCATCTATTCACGTGGCAGGGATCTGGCTGCCAAGCGCGGGATAATCATCGCTGATACCAAGTTCGAATTCGGCCTGAACGAAAAGGATATCCTGCTCATCGACGAGGTTCTGACCCCGGACTCCTCCCGGTTCTGGCCCGCCGACAGGTACGTCCCGGGCCAGGCGCAACCCAGCTTCGACAAGCAGTACCTGCGCGATTGGCTGAGCGAAACGGATTGGGACAAGACCCCTCCGCCCCCGACGCTGCCCGCCGAGGTTATCGCTGAAACACAGAAAAAATACCTGGAAGCTTTCGAACTGCTGACCGGATCCCCTTTGCAATTGCCGTAA
- a CDS encoding thiol reductase thioredoxin produces MEKIHAVCSGCQTVNAVLTERIRQNPVCAKCATPLLPVHPVDLTDQNFERFISRSTLPVLVDFWAPWCGPCKMMAPAFAQAAAALQGQVILAKMDTEAQRAVPSRFNIQSVPSLVLFRQGKETARKAGAMPAGQIQAWVRQQI; encoded by the coding sequence ATGGAAAAAATACACGCCGTCTGCTCAGGCTGCCAGACCGTCAACGCCGTCCTCACCGAACGCATCCGCCAGAACCCGGTCTGCGCCAAATGCGCCACACCTCTCCTTCCCGTTCACCCAGTGGACCTTACAGACCAGAACTTTGAGCGCTTCATCTCCCGTTCCACTCTGCCGGTGCTGGTTGATTTCTGGGCGCCCTGGTGCGGCCCGTGCAAGATGATGGCTCCGGCCTTCGCCCAGGCCGCTGCGGCCCTTCAGGGACAGGTAATCCTCGCCAAGATGGACACCGAGGCCCAGCGCGCCGTTCCTTCCCGCTTCAACATCCAGTCCGTACCAAGTCTGGTTCTCTTTCGGCAGGGCAAAGAAACCGCTCGCAAGGCCGGAGCCATGCCTGCAGGCCAAATCCAGGCTTGGGTAAGGCAGCAAATCTGA
- a CDS encoding VapC toxin family PIN domain ribonuclease, which translates to MNRILIDTNIYSGALRGDQEIVRVLRGAEHIGLSAISLGELFSGFKGGNREEENKRELGIFIDSARVALYPVDEYTAQHYCAILDQLRRSGTPIPTNDIWIAAIAFQHGLPLFTRDRHFSKIEGLLLR; encoded by the coding sequence ATGAACAGAATACTCATCGACACCAATATCTATTCCGGCGCTCTGCGCGGCGATCAGGAGATTGTCCGGGTTTTGCGGGGAGCGGAGCACATCGGCCTGAGCGCCATATCACTGGGTGAACTGTTTTCCGGGTTCAAAGGAGGAAACAGAGAGGAAGAGAACAAAAGGGAACTTGGTATTTTTATCGACTCAGCCCGGGTGGCACTCTATCCTGTGGACGAGTACACCGCCCAGCATTATTGCGCCATTCTCGATCAACTGCGCCGCAGCGGTACGCCTATACCCACCAACGACATCTGGATAGCGGCCATAGCTTTTCAGCACGGACTTCCGCTCTTCACGCGGGATCGGCATTTTTCAAAAATCGAAGGCCTGCTCCTCCGCTAG
- a CDS encoding antitoxin — MKTLSIRGVDEDLGKLIKCAAKKEEKSVNNFVLDVLRKQVGAGKEKRFSREWHDLDSLFGIWSDEEYSKIQGRIDAQRQVDEELWK; from the coding sequence ATGAAGACATTAAGCATTCGCGGCGTGGATGAGGATTTAGGTAAGCTCATCAAGTGTGCAGCAAAAAAAGAAGAAAAAAGCGTCAATAACTTCGTGTTGGATGTCCTGCGCAAACAGGTCGGAGCAGGCAAGGAAAAGCGGTTCTCAAGGGAGTGGCATGATCTGGACAGTCTTTTCGGCATTTGGAGCGACGAGGAATATTCCAAAATCCAGGGCAGGATCGATGCGCAGAGACAGGTCGACGAAGAGTTGTGGAAATGA